From Argopecten irradians isolate NY chromosome 2, Ai_NY, whole genome shotgun sequence, the proteins below share one genomic window:
- the LOC138315084 gene encoding uncharacterized protein, translating to MKSCDFSLDPQDTLARQDDRPFRLPDSLPENQRILFKRNDYCGGGARPSPRVKVAPKSRTSDQDDRYNSPNVGSVNCCNIWIGDKADSECSASCTVDVQSDMGKSTSPNTSKKTRSNSENGRRTGTCAKNISKSKAEKVRYNTPLSDLYCRNRLKCQSLTVEHEMKAQYLLLKEQYGRVCEQEALLRNQMALLQAEIILLQTKAYHKSLAEVRRIDIDPIPIRKAKNKTRKIPSVSTMRKMAVKVDPMVSTGRYFTTKSTKVMLENKMTDIKKDENCTSEKNPNFMDKKLAKPEPNNLKAVQEGFCYETGDVLNRCFYFDFPLAVVTPPYTQVTTEKVTRHRLPKLPQIPTNTGVNGATQLVTQTSHCPDGYQSI from the coding sequence ATGAAGAGCTGTGACTTTAGTCTGGATCCTCAGGACACCCTGGCCCGTCAGGATGACAGACCATTCCGACTACCAGACTCCCTGCCCGAGAATCAGAGGATATTGTTTAAGCGTAACGACTATTGTGGTGGTGGAGCACGGCCCAGTCCTCGGGTTAAAGTCGCGCCAAAATCACGAACATCTGATCAGGACGACAGGTATAATAGTCCAAATGTGGGATCTGTCAACTGCTGCAACATATGGATCGGGGATAAAGCAGACTCCGAGTGTAGTGCATCGTGTACGGTAGATGTACAGTCAGATATGGGCAAAAGCACCAGCCCAAATACAAGCAAAAAGACACGAAGTAACTCTGAAAATGGCAGACGTACTGGCACATGTgcaaaaaacatttcaaagagtAAAGCAGAAAAAGTCCGTTACAACACTCCTTTGTCTGACCTATATTGCAGAAATCGGCTCAAGTGTCAATCATTGACagttgaacatgaaatgaaggCCCAGTATTTGCTGCTAAAAGAACAGTATGGCCGTGTCTGCGAGCAGGAAGCATTACTAAGAAATCAAATGGCTCTACTTCAAGCTGAGATCATCCTGTTGCAAACCAAGGCCTACCACAAAAGCCTAGCAGAGGTGAGGAGAATTGATATAGACCCGATACCTATCAGGAAGGCCAAGAACAAGAccagaaagatcccttctgtcaGCACCATGCGTAAAATGGCAGTCAAGGTAGATCCAATGGTGTCCACTGGCAGATACTTTACCACAAAATCAACAAAGGTCATGCTGGAAAATAAGATGACAGACAtcaaaaaagatgaaaattgTACATCTGAGAAGAACCCCAATTTCATGGATAAAAAACTTGCAAAACCTGAACCCAATAATTTGAAGGCAGTCCAAGAAGGTTTCTGTTATGAAACAGGAGATGTACTAAACAGGTGTTTTTACTTTGACTTCCCCCTGGCTGTAGTTACACCTCCGTATACACAGGTGACAACAGAAAAGGTTACCAGACACAGACTTCCCAAACTGCCACAGATCCCAACAAACACGGGTGTGAATGGAGCAACACAGCTAGTGACACAGACATCACACTGTCCTGACGGATACCAGTCAATCTAG